In the genome of Raphanus sativus cultivar WK10039 chromosome 4, ASM80110v3, whole genome shotgun sequence, one region contains:
- the LOC108853363 gene encoding F-box/kelch-repeat protein At4g23580-like yields MIDREEPPVNNLLMLSDDLVLNCLAHVSRLYYPTLYLVCKRFRSLLASVDLFQIRTLLGLTESFVYVCLRLHTDPSQLGWFILCQRPNTSRKVLVPISIPSPTCASLSGVAVVGPNIYVIGGGSKNNAWSSVMVMDSRFYTWREAPSMRVARVLPSACVVDEKIYVAGGYDNLDSTNWMEVFDTKTQTWEFLHIPSEEICLGSEYQSAKYEGTVYMRSRKKRATYKLHKGRWRAADIGMNRGWASSRYSYCVIENVFYRYSDKKIHWYDVRKKVWTTVKGLERFSMLLFSKGNVQLADHGGKIAILCEEYVFAGKSITIWCAEIILEKRQNQEIWGTLECFENVLISKDNPYISNKADGTVGLVHALTSTVW; encoded by the coding sequence ATGATTGATAGAGAAGAGCCACCGGTCAATAACTTGCTGATGTTATCTGATGATTTGGTATTAAACTGCTTAGCCCACGTCTCAAGATTATACTATCCAACTCTATATTTAGTTTGTAAACGATTTCGGTCTCTCCTTGCTTCAGTGGACCTTTTCCAAATCCGAACCCTCTTAGGCCTAACAGAGAGTTTTGTCTATGTGTGCTTACGACTCCATACTGATCCTAGCCAACTAGGTTGGTTCATTCTCTGCCAGAGACCAAATACCTCAAGAAAAGTTTTGGTCCCGATATCTATTCCCAGTCCTACATGTGCATCTTTGTCCGGTGTTGCAGTGGTTGGTCCTAATATATACGTCATTGGCGGTGGATCAAAGAATAATGCTTGGTCCAGCGTTATGGTCATGGACAGTCGTTTTTACACATGGCGTGAGGCTCCAAGCATGCGTGTAGCCCGTGTGCTCCCATCTGCTTGCGTCGTTGATGAGAAAATATATGTTGCGGGAGGCTATGATAATCTCGATTCAACGAACTGGATGGAGGTTTTTGATACGAAGACTCAAACTTGGGAGTTTCTACATATCCCGAGCGAGGAGATATGCTTAGGGTCTGAGTACCAAAGCGCAAAGTATGAAGGAACCGTCTATATGAGGTCTCGGAAGAAACGTGCGACTTACAAGTTGCATAAAGGTAGATGGAGAGCGGCAGACATAGGGATGAATAGAGGATGGGCTTCGTCGCGATACTCTTATTGTGTGATAGAGAACGTCTTCTATCGTTACAGTGATAAGAAGATACATTGGTATGACGTCCGAAAAAAAGTATGGACAACTGTTAAGGGTTTGGAAAGATTCTCTATGTTGCTTTTTTCTAAGGGTAACGTTCAGTTGGCCGATCATGGTGGGAAAATAGCGATTTTGTGCGAGGAGTATGTGTTTGCTGGTAAGAGTATAACGATTTGGTGTGCAGAAATTATCCTTGAAAAACGCCAAAATCAGGAAATTTGGGGGACACTCGAATGCTTTGAGAATGTGTTAATATCCAAAGATAATCCCTATATATCCAATAAGGCAGACGGTACAGTGGGTTTAGTGCATGCTTTAACTTCTACGGTTTGGTGA
- the LOC108848313 gene encoding probable protein phosphatase 2C 63 has product MLRALVRPLERWCPGSRSSGDNLLWQSELRPHAGGEYSIAVVQANSRLEDQSQVFTSSSATYVGVHDGHGGPEASRFVNRHLFPYIHKFAKEEGGLSVDVIRKAFKETEDDFCHMVKRSLPSKPQMATVGTCCLFGAISDGTLYVANLGDSRAVLGRVVSGVAVAERLSTDHNVAVEEVRKEVKALNPDDSQIVMYIRGVWRIKGIIQVSRSIGDVYLKKPEFYRDPVFQQHGNPIPLRRPAMTAEPSIIVRKLKPQDLFLIFASDGLWEHLTDEAAVEIVLKHPRAGIARRLVRAALEEAAKKREMRYGDMKKIARGVRRHFHDDISVVVVYLDQHKPKNGKLVQQGGITAPPDIYSLRSDEAKQRQLLNVLY; this is encoded by the exons ATGTTGCGAGCTCTAGTGCGGCCTCTCGAGCGGTGGTGCCCAGGAAGCAGATCGAGCGGCGATAACTTACTCTGGCAATCGGAGCTGAGACCGCACGCCGGCGGAGAGTATTCGATCGCGGTAGTTCAAGCCAATTCGAGACTAGAGGATCAGAGTCAGGTCTTCACATCATCCTCCGCCACTTACGTCGGCGTCCACGACGGCCACGGCGGACCCGAAGCTTCTAGATTCGTTAACAGACATCTCTTCCCTTACATCCAca AGTTCgctaaagaagaaggaggaCTCTCTGTGGATGTGATTAGAAAAGCATTTAAAGAAACTGAGGATGATTTCTGTCATATGGTTAAACGATCCTTACCGTCGAAACCGCAGATGGCTACTGTGGGGACTTGCTGTCTCTTTGGTGCTATCTCCGATGGTACGCTGTACGTTGCGAATCTTGGGGACTCGAGAGCGGTTCTTGGGAGAGTGGTTTCAGGGGTTGCTGTAGCTGAGAGGTTGTCTACTGATCATAACGTTGCTGTTGAAGAAGTGAGGAAGGAGGTTAAGGCGCTTAACCCTGATGATTCGCAGATTGTTATGTATATTCGTGGAGTTTGGAGGATTAAAGGCATTATTCAG GTATCGAGATCAATTGGGGATGTGTACTTGAAGAAACCAGAGTTTTACAGGGATCCGGTGTTCCAGCAACATGGGAATCCCATTCCTTTGAGGAGACCTGCGATGACAGCTGAACCCTCCATCATTGTAAGGAAGCTTAAGCCACAGGACTTGTTTCTCATATTTGCATCAGACGGTCTCTGGGAACATCTTACTGATGAAGCAGCCGTAGAGATTGTACTCAAACACCCAAGAGCT GGAATTGCACGAAGACTCGTAAGAGCAGCTCTCGAGGAAGCTGcaaagaagagagaaatgagaTATGGAGATATGAAGAAAATCGCCAGAGGAGTTCGAAGACATTTCCATGACGACATAAGCGTCGTTGTTGTTTATCTCGATCAACACAAACCGAAGAATGGTAAACTGGTACAGCAAGGAGGCATCACAGCTCCACCGGATATCTACTCACTACGCTCAGATGAAGCTAAGCAACGGCAGCTTCTCAATGTGTTATACTGA